The following is a genomic window from Rhodoferax sp. PAMC 29310.
TTTAATGCTTTGCCATTGCCGGCCTTGTACTCTTCCACATTTTTCGGGTTGGCCGCCAACACGTCGTCAACGATCTTTTCCAACTCGCCAGAGTCGTTCATCGGCTTCAAATCTTTGTCTTCAATGATTTGATCAATGAAGGCTGCAAGATCGTCAATCGCGGACATCTGCCGCGTGCACATTTCGGCAAATGCCACTTTGACTGAGCTGCTGGTCAAACCACCATTGGCGACTCGCTTGAGCAGCTCACCCAGCGCCGTTGGAATGGGAATTAGCACGTCATCAATATCGACGTCAAGTCGATTCATCAGGGCAGAGACCTCCCCCAGCGTCCAATTTGCAGCCAACTTGGGTTGCCCGCAAATGGCAGCGGCGCTTTGAAAATAAGTCGCCATGGCTCTCGATTGCGTCAAGGCATTGGCGTCGTACTCCGACAGCCCGTAGTCCGCCACAAAACGCTGTGCCATGACGCGCGGCAACTCCGTCATTTCTGATCGTACCCGCTGCACCCACTCATCCGCAATCACTAAGGGCGGCAAATCAGGGTCAGGAAAGTAGCGGTAATCAGCCGCATCTTCCTTGGTGCGCATGGCACGCGTCTCGCCTGTGTCCGGGTTGAACAACACGGTGGCCTGCTGAATGGCGTGGCCATCTTCAATCTGCTCAATCTGCCACCGAATTTCGTAATCGATGGCCTGCTGCATAAACTTGAAGCTGTTCAAATTCTTGACCTCACGCCGGGTGCCGAGCGCTTCGCCTGGCTTGCGCACGGAAACGTTCGCGTCACAGCGAAAGCTGCCCTCTTGCATGTTGCCGTCGCAAATGCCGATCCAGGTCACAATTTTGTGCAGCTCTTTGGCATAAGCCACGGCCTCGGCACTGGAGCGCATATCCGGCTCGGTCACGATTTCCAGCAAGGGCGTGCCAGCACGGTTCAGGTCAATGCCGGTCTGACCAATAAAGTCTTCGTGCAAAGACTTGCCGGCGTCTTCTTCCAGATGGGCACGCACCAAACGGACGGAACGTTTTTCGCCGCCCAAAAAGAACTCAACATCCCCACCCTGCACCACTGGGATTTCAAACTGGCTGATTTGGTAGCCCTTGGGAAGATCCGGGTAAAAGTAATTCTTGCGCGCAAAAATGCTGCGCGGCGCAATCAGGGAGTTGACGGCCAAGCCGAACTGAATGGCGCGCTCAACCGCGCCCTTGTTCATCACGGGCAAGGTGCCCGGCAATGCCAAATCCACGGCACAGGCCTGGGTGTTGGGCGCAGCACCAAACGCAGTGGCGGCCCGGCTGAATATCTTGCTGGCGGTGGACAACTGGGCGTGGGTTTCGAAGCCGATGATGACTTCATAGCCGGACACCAGTGGGCCGGTCGGACGGCCCTGTTGTTGGGCTTCAAATGGATTTACGGTTTCACTCATGTCAAAAGCCCTCCGGCGTCTGTGTGTGCCAGTCGGTGGCTTGCTGAAAACGGTGCGCCGCATTGAGCAGGCGCGCTTCCTGAAAATAGTTGCCAATCAACTGCAGCCCCACAGGCATATGGCCCGCACCAAAGCCCACCGGCAAGCTCATGCCCGGCAGGCCCGCCAGTGAGCCGGGCAAGGTGAAGATGTCTGCCAAATAATTGGCGATTGGATCCTTGTTTTTTTCACCCAGCTTCCAGGCCACCGTCGGCGCCACCGGCCCGGCGATGACATCGCAGACTTTGAAGGCTTGCTGGAAATCGTCGGCGATCATGCGACGAATCTTCTGCGCCTGCAGGTAGTAAGCGTCGTAGTAGCCATGAGACAGAACGTAAGCGCCAGTCATGATGCGGCGCTTCACCTCGTCGCCAAACCCTTCAGCACGGGTTTTCTTGTACATGTCGATCAAATCGGTGTACTTGTCTGCCCGGTGGCCAAACTTGACGCCGTCAAATCGGCTGAGGTTGCTGGACGCTTCGGCGGGTGCGATGATGTAGTAAACCGGAATCGACAACTCCGTGCGCGGCAGCGAAATCGGCAC
Proteins encoded in this region:
- the gatB gene encoding Asp-tRNA(Asn)/Glu-tRNA(Gln) amidotransferase subunit GatB — encoded protein: MSETVNPFEAQQQGRPTGPLVSGYEVIIGFETHAQLSTASKIFSRAATAFGAAPNTQACAVDLALPGTLPVMNKGAVERAIQFGLAVNSLIAPRSIFARKNYFYPDLPKGYQISQFEIPVVQGGDVEFFLGGEKRSVRLVRAHLEEDAGKSLHEDFIGQTGIDLNRAGTPLLEIVTEPDMRSSAEAVAYAKELHKIVTWIGICDGNMQEGSFRCDANVSVRKPGEALGTRREVKNLNSFKFMQQAIDYEIRWQIEQIEDGHAIQQATVLFNPDTGETRAMRTKEDAADYRYFPDPDLPPLVIADEWVQRVRSEMTELPRVMAQRFVADYGLSEYDANALTQSRAMATYFQSAAAICGQPKLAANWTLGEVSALMNRLDVDIDDVLIPIPTALGELLKRVANGGLTSSSVKVAFAEMCTRQMSAIDDLAAFIDQIIEDKDLKPMNDSGELEKIVDDVLAANPKNVEEYKAGNGKALNALVGQIMKGSKGKANPQQVNDLLRKKLG